ACAATTTTACCACTTAATGAAAATACATGTCTGATATCGCCATTCAATAGTATGCCTTTTACTATGCTGAAGATTTTTTCTAACCATTTTCTCTATAATCTtgcataaattatatttttttgggtttgaaCCTCAGACCTCATGATGTAAAAAcattaatctatattattaaaactgaagtacatatttgaagtgtttggaaacatgaataacaatataaatgagaattgtttgaaaacatggatagcagtgtaaaaaagaagtatattgtcattttagtaatttcattaatataaatacattaattgtcttttcatatttcactcagtttaacagtcattaattatattaccttaacaatacatcacatcattaattatattaccataataataatagtgtatatttttatttattagttttaacattaattttgtgccaattataaaatcaaaattaaaaaaactcggttttgcatatggttaattGTTCGGTTTAGAttgtttaactatttttttagtttcaatcggtgGAGAATTACGTagacaaaaacataattcaaagacatctttttgtgaataaaataaatacttaatcatgtattacatttattatcACTTAATTTCTCActccatatatataattattttactaaatacaaaattttttttatttcacttaatttagccaaacacatagaaaattttcttttaattagtttataaaatcagttaggcatgGACATTGACTATCCATTTAGGTACTGATTGTTCTTTTTAGGTATTGTTTTCAAATTAGGCATCActtgaatattatatatttatgtgtgAGTTTTGAGTCGGGTCTTTCTGTGTCTGGATAAGTTTGGTTTTAATGTATatgaacttaaaagtatctaaataacaaatgaaTCAGAAACGGTTcagatatttgtaccaaaaataaccatattatatgattttcaGTCCACATCTTTTGAATACGattagttatattacgacactaattatgaaaaagaaaatcaaatatataaaaatgtaagaattAATGTACGCGTGGATGCGCAGATCAATTTTCTAGTGAACTCTTAATTAAATCAGTGGGCTGTGGAGATTCCACTTGATATATTAATGTTAAGAagttgattttgaaaaattctccACTAATAATGCTCTTGTTATCGATACCTTATTTACCCCataaatttataccatatttaCGGCGCATTAATgcttcaattaatatatatgtccATAAAGTAAGTGTATTGATGTCATAGTTCATTGACTATTTGTTATCCACAATAAAGagtcaaaattataaaattaaatcttTAGTTCATTGAATCCGTATAACCCACTACTGTATAAAAAACTAGGTTTAACAGTttaatattaggttaaaaaaataaaggagaAATCCACATGGATGCCCACCACGTCTCATATCTATAAAATGCAAAACATGTGGATGCATGAAGATCCCCATAGACTGCACACTAAAAGAAACACATACTTACCAGAAGTCAGAGAGAGATGGCTAATACTGTAGAACAAGACGCAATGTATCCATCCTTTGTAGACGCAAGAATTTCATTCTCCAATGATTTTGCAGACAGTGATCATCTGACGCTTCATCAGACAATTTCATCAAGAAAGGATCAGATGAAGTACAAGGAAGCTCCTGTTTCGTCTGATTTCAAATTCAATGTCGAAAACTACGGTTTTATATCTGCGGCTGATGAGATCTTCTTTGGTGGAGTTTTGTTGCCATTGGAGAAGACTCGTCAGCGAAAAGTGACCACACTTAGAGAAGAGCTAAGCGTTCAAGATTCTGACTGTACGAACTCAAAGGGATCTCGTAATTGGTGGAAACTAGGTCTAAGTAATCCCAAGAAAATTCACtccaagaacaacaacaacaacttccACCTTCCCCACAAATCTCAGGTTACATAATTAGTCTAAGTCTCCATGTTGTATATATCTAAATGGTAATAATGTTCTATATTTACTAATATTGTATGCATAATCTTCTTTATGTATGTTCATTATGCAGAATTGTCTTGCGAGTATATTGGAATCTGATGACTGAACGATGGGCTCCTAAAACATTTAGCTAATTACGACGAACTAGACTTCTAATGCTAatgacaaaataatttatttccgattttttattgttcttgtttttctttgagTTCTCGACTTATCTCTTATTATAATGTAGTTTCCCCGTTATTCTGACCTGTGATCGTATCTTCATTATAAATAAGCAATTCGTATGCAATTGGTTTAGTATTTTATACTATCTTCTCTAACATTCACCATTTAACCGGACTATCAACTATCCCGATCGATTTCTGTCAGAAGTTACATAGTTGATGTATTAATCAGCAAGTCTTAGAAAGTAGGGGTATGCACAAATCGAATTTCCAAATTTTTAGAGATATTTGTGATCTGATCCGTTTTGTCTGAATAATCAACTATTCAATTTGATACATCAGTTTTGATCCGAATAATCAATAATCTATGCAACTCTGTTCATTTTATCTTCTAAGAAGAATCCAAATAGTAATTACCAGCGTGAAAATAATACTAACTCCAACAACATAGATGCTACTTACAAAACAAGTCTACAAGGTCCTTTcataagagaaaaaaacattGTCACTAAATTACTAATCTAAAGTGTTGTTATATAATAATCTCTCTCTTTCagtgtcgttttaggtttcaGCACACGGATtaaagaaacaattaattttgtatatttcctataaaaaaaacactattacctatacacctaaccatatttcaaccaatagaaaaataaattttgcataaaattaataaattttgtattgaaaatcgaaaatgacacttattttgtaacgaaaaaaattctcgaaaatgacacttaatatgaaacggagggagtaattgtttttaatatgaaacggagggattaattgttttgttataaaataagtattGTTTTAGAATTTGAATGCAAATTATGTgactatttttttctctacataaattaaggaaaataaaatgaacagaatttttatattaaataagagTGAAACTGaacatttgatttatttttaagttggtgtaaaaaaaaaactagaaggTCATGCTGTTTAGGGGACCATGCTTGACCACGTTTCCAAATTCCAACACAATCATCTTAGACGTCTGATTCAGTGAAGCCACAGTCGATGTTatcttatttaattaattaatttaaatcttGAAAACAGAAAATTACGAAAAAGAAACTGTCAgaaaataaatttcttttggACAATAATATACATAGAAAACACTACACTTTCACTCATTTGGCAAACCTTGTGGGGAggggtatgtatatatatatatatatttacaatggtGCAAGATCGAAATTTGTTTATGTACAGAGACAAACTGAATGATTCTATAACTTTTTACCAAAATTATCCCATCTCTATGATTTTTCGAGGGGAAAAAGAATGGTTCTGCACTTCACTCTATCCAAAACCTATACACCTGCAAGAAAATGAAACATTGCTGAAATTAGGGAACCAAGAAAAAATCCATACAATTAGCAAACTGTTTATTTTCGAGGTCTATAAGAATTGAGAACACCTAAACCGGTTTAGTGTACTTACATGCTATATGTAGAAGACAGGGACCTGACACTAACATGGATAATAATCTGTAGCAACATATTAGAAACACGAGCAGTAAATGGTTAAAAGCCTGGTTTCGTTTCTCAATCCGCTAGATGAATATTACCGCAACTGCAATAACAATCTAAGAATGGCCTAAAATTTACCGTGGCTTTATCTATGTTGGTCTTGTTTCCTTTGCTTATCTGGTCCTAAGTACTTCTCCATGGATTCCTTTTTATGTTCAGGATCAAGACTGAAAAATCCCCAAAGACTCTTTAGTACTCTGCAAAATAACATTACAAAAAGAGTTGAATATAAACTGACCTATTTCTGATGCCAACAAGAGCGCTATGTACCGCCCTAACAcaagctgaagcaggtgctatagCAGCTGTTGGAACTCCCTGAACAACTGTTACAAATGTTGATCCAGCTCCGTCTCCACGTTGATACTTTTTTAAAGGCGTGCGGACTAATGCAGAAGCCGTCTTTCCTATTCCATCACCGATGTTCTCGCATGCCTATAAATGTAAACATCTGATTCAGAAGCGGACGAGGGATCATTTGAGCAGAAACTCAAGACATGTACTAATCCTTTACACTCACCTGACGCATGCCTTGCTTAGCGTTTCTCGGCTGATTATGTCTAACATTCGTCTTCATTTTGCCCTGGGGCTGTGGCGATGATGGTGCACTTGCTAATATATATTCTGCTCTCAACAAAATATCATGAGCCCCGGCTGCCAAGTGAACACCAAGTCCAACGGCTTCCAGTGAGATGCTTCTCAGAAACGCAATAGTACCTGAAAATTGATAATTCCAGATCAGTCACACGTACCATCATAGTAAACACACAAACTCTAAATTCCTGGATGAACCAAACACATAAGTTTGAAGTTATTTTTAGGGATAGTACTAATATTATTAACCCTGTTCTAGTGGAGTGAGATTGACACCATAGACCATTTATGACCAGCTCCACTTTTGCAAGTGgttttttaacagttataacCATATATGATAACATAAAGAGCACCATAGATAGGTTAACAGAAAAGAATAAGGAAAACAAGGAAAAATAATAGTGAAAATTGAACATTGAGCCCTTTAACTTCACGCCTTACCTCTTTGGACTCCCTTTACTAGCCTTCGATCTTTTCTGTAACTTTGAACAGGTGAAGAGACTAGCTTCGTAGCAGCAGCATAAAGAGCAGAAAGTGATCTTACTGTTGGGATACCCTTCAACAGTTGATGAATCTAAAAATACAATTACAGAACATTGAAAAGCTTGCGAGTCTGAACCGATAAAAAGGATGATTATTAATGCTATGAGAAACGAACCTGATTCTGAGATATATCTTCCAACCACTCTCCCACTACAGTCTCGCATACATTACCCCAGCCGTAGATTCCAGCAGCATGCACATGTTTGAGCTTTAGTTCAATACCCTACATATGTTCCTCTATGAGTAAACgaagctgaaaaaaaaaatttgaatacacaagctcaaaatttgtgttCCTTACCTTCCAGGGAACAAGGTTCACTAGCTCTGCATATTTCCCTCCAGTTAGTGCTGCTAGATCAACATGATGTGGACTGTAGTCAACTCGAACAGTAACAGGCCATATGTCGAATTTCTGCAAGTAAATTTCCCTAGTCAGATCATTTTAACAAAATCAACCTCATAGAAACATATTTCCTCAGAAAatgaaaacacaaatatatcttTACTTTAGCtgagagacaaaaaaaaaaaaaagtttatttttggaGACATTAACATGATTAGTATCGAGCATGAAAACACACCCTATCcctatacatattttatacacGTCCTAGGAAGATAATGCGTGAATATTTCTCCTCTACCATCATATTGGCTTACAGGAAGAAAGAAACT
This region of Brassica napus cultivar Da-Ae chromosome C5, Da-Ae, whole genome shotgun sequence genomic DNA includes:
- the BNAA05G21000D gene encoding uncharacterized protein BNAA05G21000D is translated as MANTVEQDAMYPSFVDARISFSNDFADSDHLTLHQTISSRKDQMKYKEAPVSSDFKFNVENYGFISAADEIFFGGVLLPLEKTRQRKVTTLREELSVQDSDCTNSKGSRNWWKLGLSNPKKIHSKNNNNNFHLPHKSQNCLASILESDD